Part of the Arachis hypogaea cultivar Tifrunner chromosome 6, arahy.Tifrunner.gnm2.J5K5, whole genome shotgun sequence genome, tgtacatggctaatcatctgttggttctcaccaatattggaataggatccattgatccttttgcgtctatcaccatgcccagcattcatgagtttgaagctcgtcacagtcatcccttcccggatcctaatcggaataccacagacaatgtttagactttccggatctcaggaatgctgctaatttattctagcttataccacgaagactctgatctcacggatctgaatgctctattgtcaagagaggcaatcaaactcgtgagccaggaacccaagagacatccattcaatctaaggtagaacggaagtggttgtcaggcatgtgtttgtaggttgagaatggtgatgagtgtcacggatcatcacattcatcatgttgaagtgcgaatgaacatcttagaatagaaacaagcgagattgaatagaaaacagaaatacttgcattaattcatcgagacgctgcagagctcctcacccccaaccatggggtttagagactcatgccgtcaaaggtaCAATTTTAGATgtaaaatatcatgaggtacaaaataaatctctaaaagtagtttttatactcaactagtaacctaggtttacagaaaatgagtaaactaagatagatagtgcagaaatccacttctgggtccaacttggtgtgtgctggggctgagcattgaagctttcacgtgcataggctattcttggagttaaacgctagtttgtaacctgcttttggcatttaactctggtttgtaacttgtttctggcgtttaacgccataatagggcagaaagctggcgttgaacgccagtttttgtcgtctaaacttggacaaactatggactattatatattgctggaaagcctggatgtctactttccaatgcaattgagagagcgctatttggacttttgtagctccaaaaattccatttagagtgcagggaggtcagaatccaacagcatcagcagtccttcttcaacccctgaatcagatttttgctcaggtccctcaatttcagccagaaaatacctgaaatcatagaaaaacacacaaacttatagtaaagtcctaaaatgtgaatttttcttaaaaactaataaaatatactaaaaactaactaaatcatactaaaaactatctaaaaacaatgccaaaaagcgtataaattatccgctcatcacacatccttcaccaaccgatccgcCATTCAATCCCATCATCACCACCTTCCAAACCTCCTTAGCTCCATCAAAGCACAaatatatacaatgcaagtaaggcacaagtagaagcatatacaGCAATTAAAACAagtagcaattagacatgttatacaaatagtGAAAATAATATCAAGTCGACAAAGCATACAAAGACGTAGAAAAtccatatgatgaatgcctgtcctactggctgtaatatcacattgtcggttcaactgccaacctgacacatctccatagagatgttgcccttcggattcatggtgtgggaacccccgagatatagtgctcagatcactatccagggttttgcgcctgtacgctctgatgatccgaagggatgcgagcgggatctattgccaccgacctcacatctaagcgcaagAGGGACAAACCACCGCCCTTATGCCACCGCCGCTACCTCGATaggcgggatccaacctcggCCCCTACCGGGCGCATAGCGTTTCATAATCTCAATAAAAGTGATACAGTGGTTTTCGAAAACATTTTTAGTACAAGATGGATCCATCACTTCATTCAGAGTCCTCGACTCCTTTCAACCACTGTTCTTTCACATTTCATTTCCTTGCTTTCACATCTCATTCATCAACTATTCATCACACATCATCAACTTTCCCAGTATAACAGAAACCTATTACTCCGTTTGCTGACTTTTTTCAAATAATAGTCTCTAAAACCCTTAAACCATTTCCCATATTTGAACACCCAAAAATATGCCCAAAATTCTTAAAAAGATgacatagaagcttacaacctcatCGGGGAatgtgaaatagttgaaaacaaagcaaaatttgagaaacagggtgtGTGTGTCCGCAcagaggtgtgcgtgcgcacgcccatgaaatttttagaagtgtgtgtacgcacaggtgttaaaatataaaagggtctgtccactcgcacaacctgtgcgaGCGCCTCTAACAGACTGGCCTcaccaacgtgtgcgtgcgcacaggtctgtgcgtatgcacaggttgcaatttttcctttggtgtgcgcgcgcacaggCAGTGCCAGCACTGCAAGAAGGATGCCTGCATCTGCGTGTGCAAACGCACAgatatgtgcgtgcgcacaggtctcAATTTTTTGCAGAGTGTGGTAGTGCACACATAACAGAAAACTCAGAATTCTGTATCTTTGCAAAATTTCCAATTTtcaacataaattttttattgatcataacttcctctacaaaattccgaattttacaaactttatattgatttaaagggttttcaaagatctttaatttcaaaccattttcaaccaattttgaaaaccaggccaaaagttatgatcagacaaagttcactaaaatttcacttttacccaaaatcacaattttcacAATTGCTTTGCaaaacacaaccaaaaccaaaccaacccAGTTCAAACTCCCCCTCTCATCATAATCAACCCTCTTTATCATATTACACCACAATTACCAAATTTTTCCTCATCCACCACATCAACATCAACATATCTCATATGTCAAACTTCATTAACAAGTTTTCAACTATATTACCAATCATTCAACATCAAAATCACATTTATCAACATAATCCACTGCTCAActtcataaatcattcattctCATCTTTTTACTACCAATCATCATTATCAATCAAAATTCATCATTTCATCAAATATCAATATACAACAACATCCAACAACTCATCAACCATTCAAATCCAATCATATCTTATAGGTCACTaccctaagtgtccatgaatattatatactacatagaggaaaccgaaatcataccttggccgattcccaatatgaacCAATTGAGCTTTCAACCACAATCCAACCACCAATATAGCTCCAACAAGTTCCAAACTCACAAaaatcaagctatatacacatAAATCACCACAAATGAACCTAGGGATCAACATAAATCAAAAGTTCACAAGAGTTCAAAGCCTCTTACCTCTCCCAAcagatttggatgtcaaaacccaaagctaagcaaggattatAGTGAACATATtcatcaagaatcacaaaaactcacttagcCATAAACCCTAGGTACCCAAAATTTTGGAGAGAGGAACTGAGGAGATTTTGAGCTTACCTCTAGAGTTTCTTGGATGGGTTTTGTAGATCTCTTCACAAGAAACGCATAGCCACTAACGGCACGCAAATCAGAGCTCTAGAACTCAATATATGAGCTTGAGAATATTGAGGTGATTAGGGTTCCACCTTTTCTTCTCTCCCTCTTTCAATTCtgaagtgtgtgtgtgtttatgaggCTAgagttcattaaatgaacctttatatatgttggacttgggcccaacttgggcccgattcaatctgttagtatttttagcccatttggcccaacttcgggtcagacctttaaaattaatgcccggttttcaatttctactgtttttctaaagttttttactGTTTCTACTTGTTCTCGCGCAGCACTGAATAGATTTGAACCGGTTTAATCGGTTCAAATGTCGGTTCacagttttttacggtttttcgcagtaaacacattttctgactcggaaagacctactgagtccaaaaataatgtttaaaaccttgaattctcactctaactttttaGAATCAAATTTGGGTAACATAACCACTGAATTAATCGGTTCGATTAATTGCGGTTCTTacacttagcatgaggacatgctaaaaTTTAAGTGTAGGaagattgataaaccgctattttacgatttattttgtattgaattgagcggattttatccattattctcacacttattcatataattcgcatgttttgcatttttctttctaattttgtgatatgattgacaacatgcttctttgaccttaaatttgctaattttaatcctctcttattaccattcgatgccgtgatatgtgtgttaagtgttttcagattttataggataggaatggcttagaggatagaaaggaagaatgcaaaagtggaaggaacacaagaaagtggagttttgagaagctgatagcgacacgtacgcgtgatcaGTGCAGCAGACGagcgacgcgtaagcgtgacatgacgtgtacgcgtgacctaaATTTTGTCAAGCGACACGTACGTgtgggcaacgcgtacgcgtggcaaagCGTTACATGATACAGAtatcagaaaacgctgggggcaatttctgggctgtttttggcccagtttcaagctcgaaaacacagattagaggctgcagagtgggggatcACTCATACACGCTTTCATTCACATTAGttaagtttagatgtagttttctagagagagaggctctctcctctctctaggttttagtatttttaggtttatttcttctcaatttcatatttctaccttgctttaatttaggtttcttctacttttatttgttctattactttagtttatatacttctcttattgattcttttattttgctaatttagtttatgaactcatgTGTTACTCTTAACTTTcattaatacaatttatgtttcatgtttcttgttgttcaattgctttgtcattgttatttcctttcttttgtaGTCTTAGAATTTCTTATGTCTTATCAATTATCTATGGCTacgtttgtttacagagacaggacactgagacagggacgctgagacacaaaatcatgtttggcagaggagacatggacatagacaatgtgtccagagacactgaattagtgtatttcgtatccatcctgacaggaaagacacagagacactaacaagggacacaacttattttttattttttctttcattattcttgttaatttttaacaattatattttttattgttatatttttcatctcaaactttttgaatgaaaaaaaatgagaataaattgaattttcataatttgttctagtttatcaccaaatagaatacaagaacacaaaattttgtgtctctgtccatcaatgtcttgtcctgtcctgttctcagtgtcttgtcctgtcctgttctTAGAAACAAATGCAGCCTATGTTTCtactttatgccttccaagtgtttgataaaacgcttggttggatttttaattagattttcatgttcttaacttggattgattaattagagactcttgagttatcaaaactcttttgttgaCTGGTGATTGAGAATTGTTAGTTGGCttaggcttcactaaatctaatatttgattaggacttgtgaacttaagttgattttgcttaCTTGATTTTCCTTCATTGATAGAGGTTAACTAAATGAAAGCAAAAaataattaccatcacaattgataatgacaataaagataggaattctaattctcaatccttgttagaacttttcttagttgttattttacttccttgttatttacgttatttttttcttatttcaaaaactcaaaaatatacttttctatAATCAATTATAAGTATATTTCCCTACAATTCCTtaaaagacgacccgagatttaaataattcggttaattttattaggtttgcttaagtgacaaaaaatttaaatattgattaaggtttaattgtcggtttagaactatacttgcaacgcaatatttttttaaaaatctttaacgacatttttcctccgtcagcCTTATCTTGTTTATGTTATCTTATTTCGTGTACACTGCAAACAAGATAAAAGATACGATACTTTTCGGTATAAATGCTCCAGGTAattaaaacatttattttatttatttaaaaaaaatccgtcTACTCTTATAGTGCAACGAAAATTAGAAATGATAAATGGTACCAAAGCATCCTTGATCGAATAATATGAAAATTTATTTCAGCCTTATAATATTCTCCACCTGCCACTTTTCTCTGATATGTTTCAGCTTTCAACTTTGCTCAGTAGCCGATTATTGTTCAATTTGATTTACCTTAAATGTTACATGCGTCCACAAGGATTTTCTTCATATGATCCACTAGTTCTTGCACCTGCTCCCTAGAATGAAGGGGTGATGGGTATACACAAGCACAATCCAACTTCCCattccttatggtgtcgaatatgGCTATCGATGGGCCAACACCATGAGCAGAAGCACAACCCACATAGTCCTCTAATCCAATCTCTTTATGAATGTTATCTGATTCATCAATGATAGGATCCTCAAAAACTGAAATCAAAGCAGTTCTCATTGATGATGATGGCGTCAAACCAGGGTTCTCGATCGCCTTGCACATTAGGTAGTTCAGGTCAGACATGTCTGAGAAATGCTTGTTGCAATTCATAGCATTTGCAAAGGCCATGTAACTTCTCTTTGCTAGATCCCATAGGGTTTCTCCACATACATCATGTGTGTTCAATATTGCAGAATGATAAAATCCTGAACCCAAAAACTGAACCTGTTATAATTATAACAAAGCAACTAAAGCAAATTATTCTGACCACAGAAAACTGGATTATTCCAATATAGAACGCATAAGAGCTCTTATTAATATCAGACGGAAGCGAATAATTTGGAATAGAAAGTTTTCATGTCAAAAAGAAGCAAGCTCCAATCAATGATCTACTTTATTAACTAGAATTGGTCTTATTAATCAATGATATACCAATCGTCTTTGTTTCGTTAAAATGAGACTATCTCCTCCTGTGCATCTacaattgtctttttttttttccattagagtaaaaaatcttttctttaaACCAGATGTAGAAGTCTAGAGGTAGCAAGAACATATGAAAACAAAACACACATTCGGAAAAGTGCAGATTACCAAGATGGTTGCTGGAAAGGACTGGATCAAGAAGAGAGCGGCAATCAATGAGTGTTACTACACCATACTTCTCCTTTTGATAACTGGGTAGCTTTTTGGAGGCCCGGGCAGCAATCATTCCAGCTGCTGCAAGTGCCCCACAAAGTTTAATTTCTCTTGATTTGCATTCCTACATGATCTTGCaaaattaattgtaatattttgaATCATCATGACCTTACCAAATCATAGTCAGAATGTCAAATTATCAATTATACTTCATACCAATCAGAATATAAATCCTTGGTAGCCTAAGAAGCAGATCATCGTATACTGAAGAAATATGTATCAACTATTACACACACCATTCTATTCTCTATCaaatcttttctattttctgatattaaGCCAAGGAGCTCACAAATGCATGAATCCTCTGTGATAgaaaagaatttaataaaataatgcagcTGATATTCGTTGATCTTAACATCGATCTTAGTCCATACAGCAAATATGAATAATTTATGAAAAGTTTTGATCAAATTATCAAGTAGTCGATTAAAGAGCATGAGTACTAGTATATCAATTTAATGTCAGACAGAAAATCCTTATTTATCATAGCATGACTTGCAGAACGAGTCTCTCCTTTGTTATTGGAATCCAAAGCCAGAAGCCATAACTATAAAATTTTGGATAGAATATACACCAATTCACATGCACTGAGTTCTTTTGAAAGTGGTTCTCTAACACACCATACCTTAACTTTTCATTTGCTCTTTACATACTgaccagaatttaataaagttactGACCCCTAGACTTTTTCAATTTATAACACATCCAAATGGCAAGACAGTTGGATTGGTATACACGTCCAATAATTTCTAAGGAATAATTTCTCCAGATTCCAGAATAAAATGGAGATTCCCAAAGTTCCTCACACTTGTCTCCATCGTGAGTATTATTATCTTATCTCCAATACATCTTGCCATACTTGGATCTGGATAGCGTTATCAGTTAGGCAAGCCGTATCCTAAAATATTGCACTCTCCAATCAAAACAAAGTTAGCCATACCAACCCGTACTGCCTTTAGTGGTTcactttttcagtttttcttttctaataaAATTAAGCGACGTTACGAAAGGAGACAAAAGAAGTAACTAACTCGTCCCTGAAGCAAGAATTTTCTTCCCCCTTTATTCTCTTTATAAAATCAAAGCAGAAATAAATGCATAACTTATGTTTATATGAGcgtaagattaaaaaataaaaaacaaaattaaaacctaGATATATGCACTTAAAGGGGATTTCTATTACTATGTACGATAATTTAGAGTGTGTCACGAAAATAACTTATCTTCCATAACCAAATGTTTTTTCGAATTGgatatgaaaagaaaaaggaaggaaaaaacctaaaattccaatccaattatcCCACTTATCAAAGGGCCTACACGAGAGATTAGTAGCCATATTGTTTGACATTAGATATCCAAGGTGTGACAAAACTGATCTAATCTAATCATCCgtactatatatatacatacctagtacacaatttttatttttccattttaaactttttcaCTAATACCcaactttctttgttttttttctttttcgaagaAAATACTTTCCATTTAGGCCGTTATATTACATTTTTTTGTACCTATGAACAAACAATACTGAAGCAGATCTATTTACTCTAACATGGAATCTGTGTTGCCTATGGATATGGTAGTTGCAGTAGCTAAAcaattttaacaattaaaaaattcactttttttgcTGAAATTAAGAAGTCACTGTAATCACTATAGTTATAGATGCTATAATATGtactttattataatttttgcTTTTTGAACAAcctattcatttttttctttttctttttaattttatttttgttattgccttttgttcttttattttatttttgcaggAAAAACTTTGCAGCACAGGCACTAGTTACTCTAAAATGGATTAAGAGGTACATAATCAATCACTGAATCACCTGATTGTCTATTAATCAACTAGCAACGAAACCAATAATATTCACACAAAAAAACAAGTGTGGTACTTACAGCCACAAGCTGGCGCGTGTGGTGAGCGTCCAATTGCAACCTCACAACCTTGGAGCTCCGAGGCGAGTCCGCATCCACGAATTCCAAATTCCCAAGCCTGAATGAATTCAGTGAGTAACCAAGCATGTCCAAACCACGCGCCCAAAACGGCTTGTTCCTCTTCTCTACCGGTATCAGATCCTCAATCGCCATTCCCATTCCCTTCTCCTCTGCCTCTCCGTTACTCTCTCCGACGCATCCAACCTTCACCAGCAGCTCGCTCAGCAGAGTCACCGCCGCCGCGCGGTCGCATCCCGACGTGTGCAGCCGCAAAAACACTCCCCATCGCCTCTCGCTTATCGCGTACACACTCACGCACAGTACGCCGTAGCCATCGCCACTAGGATCGCGCCACTTGTTCAGGTTCAGCTCGTGCTCCAGAATCAGGTGGAAGTCAGTATCTCCGTCGCCGGAACTACAGCCGAGGATTGCGGAGGTGGATTGAAGATCGAGGCAGTGGATTTGAATATTGGAGGTTGGGGGAGTTCGGAAGTGGTAGGAATTGGCGTTGGAGTCGAAGTGGATTGTTGAGCGAAGGATAGGATGGTTACTTTGGAGGTTGCGGAGTACGGTTTGGAGTTTGGGAATGTGTGGTGGTTTAGAGAGGAGGAGGCCGAGGACGGTTATTCCGGTGCCGCCGGGAACTGCCTTGCACCAGCTGTATTCGGTGCCGCCAACGGCACGAATGGTGAAGTGCTGTTGCagttcttgttctttttcttcttcactgCTGCTACTACTCATTTTGATGGTTCTTGTTGTTGGTGGTTGTATCCGACGAGAGTATGGTATAGAGAGTAACGCTATTTACTTTGgatcaatgatgatgataataggATTGGAAAGTGGTCCATTAAGTAGAAAATCGGCCAATAAGACCAAACTAATTAAAGCCACTATCGAGTATCCTCTAAAGTACACTAGTCAGTAGACAACTCTGACCCCACTCATCGTCTTCATTCgaccaaaattaataaataattatccaCACGTCTTCCTCGATCAAGTAAGTTATCAGGGAAGTAAGGAGCATTGTTGTTGTGACATTCGGAGAGCAACAATGTCTATGCGACGATCAATAACTCATAAGAATGTAAGATGACTAAGGATTCGGATTTGTGTCTAAAATAATGGGCCGAACAAAAAACCCCGCTAGACTTAATGGGTTCAGAATCTTAATCCAAACTGTCTTTTTAAGGTTTTGGCCTGTTGGCCAAGCGGACTTAGTCCATTTTGCCATTCATACTCACGTTAAATATTATATTACGTAAAGCTATCGACaaatttttaaaaggaatttTAATTCACAACGAATTAATTTTTTGTCTATTAAATTGAATGataccataaaaaattaaaaaaatatattacatgATATGATGACATGACAAATTAATAAATTGATTGgtcacaaaaaattaaaatataacacatGATATTAACTTGTTAtatcacaaaaaattaaaatatgacacaTGATATTAACTTATGTCATTTATGGTagcatattattatttaaataataaaatcactaatttagcttattgttatatttttaaagaaCTAATATGactatgaataaaaataaatcaggTAGTTTGTGAATTTTGATAAATCTACAACTTTATTTATATTTGGTCTaacttatcataaaaaaatttagacccaaattattttaaaaaattaaacttgttAATAGACTAAAATCAAACTCACAAATTAATCTTATAAACTTGTTAGACctgtatgtatatattaaaatataaataattatgtaaataattttgttatgattaaaaatttattaaaacttttaattttattatattttattataaatactaTTGCACGttctaaatattttaaatgtttaaatATTCTTGTAAACATTAAATTTGGTATGTTATACATAAGtaacttttttattaaaagatatatatttaaaataatatttttaaaaaaattatttttataaaaaaatgtcaAATCTCTTAATAGACTTTAGATCATACCAAATTTAACAATAGACTAAATTTAatacttaaaaataaatttataaaaaattgcatgtctaattcaaattaattaactaCATTACAAGTCTGTTTTATTAAAAGATACAATTTAGTCTGATCTTACTTCTTTCTACCTTTAAATATGATTGACAAAATCTTTTAAGAACCAATTTAAAAAACCACTTATCCTTCATAAACGAATTTAAACATTAACcttctaaaataaatattaaaagtacCCCATGtcctatttattaaaattataaaagaactcatattttttttaacttttgatatTGTTTCATTCCTCTTTTTGCCCTATTATtgaacaccaacaccaacaactTAATCTCTCTTCCTCCCCTTTTTTCTTGGTTTCCAACAACTCAAAATCACATATTAAATATGGAGAATACTACAAGGACAATGACTTtattaaacaatatgaacaaccaccaattaaataaaaacacactacacttctaaattaatcttttaaattttaatattaaaataaatatccgTACACTAATAAAATGaatatccgatatatctattatttatattatttaatattttcattatttacctatacttttcctaaatcTTAATAAGAATATAAGTTGTGTTAGTGTGGAATTCGAGTGGTGATATACGTGATTCGTTGGAAGAATATTAGGACAAAAAAGAACTAAATAGTTTAATAAAGGTATTTACTGAAGAGATGGTATTGGAGCTTCCAATTGGAAGGTTGAATATAAGGAGGTGCACCTACAAATAAAGGAATGAAAGATGCGACTAATCAGGGGGTGGAATGAAAGAATTAAACagatgacaaatgaggtgagaacTATGGTCTGGTTTTGGCGATGTTTCGTAGTTTCTAAATTTGATTTTATGTAATTTTATGTTGgtgttctatttttttatttttatgttttatttttgaaGGTTCTCAATGAATTATAGAAAAAATGGATTGAATATAGGGCCATTTTTTATATCATTTAAACTCagtcattaaaataatatttgaaatCTAGTTGCTGCAGTGTCGGTTAAAATTATTATACAAGAAACAATTTAATTTTGTCGCATAATGTcacaaattaaaatagaataaagaagAGAAATTTGTATCCCTATATATTTTGATTCAACCATTTATTATAATGTaacttatatttattttctactataataataatagaatttttattataattttcaaaaattataaataccAATTTTTTATAATTCTTCCTAATCCTATCAAAAAACATACAAATTTTAACTAAACTTGCTTGTTTTGGTCGAATTTTTTAGCCTAGACTTCAATATTAAATGCTCTCCCAACTTAACAAGGAGAACCTCTCAAATTCATGACACGaaacagaaaaaatataaaaagagtttGACATAttcaataacttttttttaagtatttttctttgtcttttctctCAATGACTTTTACTAATATTTCTAAATATAtgtctttttattaaaaataaataaatataaacttaAAAAGCTAAGTATTCAATACAACAATATGAGAGAGaagataaatataataagaatgttataaaaattcagatttagtgCTCTCACTCTTTATCCTCGATTTTGCCAATTACTTCTTTTTGTATAGTTGTAATGCTTCCAAAATTTAAAGTTTTCCTTTGCAACAATGACTAAGCATAAGGATGGTATAGTGcttgttttcttcttctaaaATCAAAGTATTACAGAAAGGACAGTGGAAGtacaaaaatacagaaaaatattataGTAGCAGAATCATGGTTGTAGAGGAGTGCTTAGAGCAAGTCCAATGCATGAGTCCCAATTTTACCTTTACTGATACAAGGAGGTCCTAGCCATTGGAGCAAAAGGAGAGAAGGTCCCCACACGAATTTCTAGAGGAACCAGGTCCTCTGAACAGGGACTTTGAGGcaagttattatttaaataaataattatataaaattttaattaattatattaaataattatattataataaataattatattaaataattaaataataattaatttagtaataattataataattatttatattaaataattatatttttatttaattaataattaaaataattaattagattaaataattaaatttttatttaattaatgatttatattattatatttaattaccCGTTGCAAAATTAGCCGTTGCAAAATTAGCCGTTGAAAACTAGTCGTTACtatgttaccgttattattaataaatt contains:
- the LOC112696716 gene encoding uncharacterized protein, encoding MSSSSSEEEKEQELQQHFTIRAVGGTEYSWCKAVPGGTGITVLGLLLSKPPHIPKLQTVLRNLQSNHPILRSTIHFDSNANSYHFRTPPTSNIQIHCLDLQSTSAILGCSSGDGDTDFHLILEHELNLNKWRDPSGDGYGVLCVSVYAISERRWGVFLRLHTSGCDRAAAVTLLSELLVKVGCVGESNGEAEEKGMGMAIEDLIPVEKRNKPFWARGLDMLGYSLNSFRLGNLEFVDADSPRSSKVVRLQLDAHHTRQLVAECKSREIKLCGALAAAGMIAARASKKLPSYQKEKYGVVTLIDCRSLLDPVLSSNHLGFYHSAILNTHDVCGETLWDLAKRSYMAFANAMNCNKHFSDMSDLNYLMCKAIENPGLTPSSSMRTALISVFEDPIIDESDNIHKEIGLEDYVGCASAHGVGPSIAIFDTIRNGKLDCACVYPSPLHSREQVQELVDHMKKILVDACNI